The following are encoded together in the Glycine soja cultivar W05 chromosome 5, ASM419377v2, whole genome shotgun sequence genome:
- the LOC114412980 gene encoding elongation factor 1-alpha-like isoform X1, producing MPRKVNYGLDYDDDFYDDDYDDYAYDDADAEDYAEGHDTKQETIKPGLWQCSICTYDNDESMTFCDICGVVRRSLVNTGTSNSNKTVEDISKSPGASKLARSLFQSLQQQIPKEIVLFPKPDDGFLTDDSNFYKLENVRGEFHEIHKAFSTQSHPHLNIDPFKFDVPSPDDVVYTGLRSSKTGLKDKATNTKSSQLSSSIREKNELSVQSNAESSDNLSSLTRKSKQDSSAKSKLSKNVAIDLQTSGKTSNSLPESLSKDKGNNINKINSLKNGTIDIQSSKEKSGSLSALSKVKESDNISFSSIKDGKPESISSSFNNMALNVRSGNSSGNSDNTNAKGTRSHVSYKPEKWMLPQQAEDTLTQLNLAIVGHVDSGKSTLSGRLLHLLGRISQKEMHKYEKEAKLQGKGSFAYAWALDESSEERERGITMTVAVAYFDTKRYHVVVLDSPGHKDFVPNMISGATQADAAILVIDASLGSFEAGMDGSKGQTREHAQLIRSFGVDRVIVAVNKMDAVVYSKDRFDFIRQQLGVFLHSCGFKDSSLSWIPMSAMENQNLVASPSDARLKNWYGGPYLLDAIDSLQPPTREFSKPLLMPVCDVIKSTTLGQVSASGKLEAGALRSGSKVLVMPSAVVGTVRSLERDSNACTVARAGDNVAVMLQGVDGNHVMAGDVLCHPDFPVAVAKHLELKVLVLDGASPILVGTQLEFHIHHAKEPGRVSRILSVLDPKTGKVTKKSPRCLTAKQSAVIEVILNETVCVVEFSSCKALGRVSLRSMGRTIAVGVVTRIIEEQG from the exons CAGAAGGACATGATACAAAGCAAGAGACCATTAAGCCTGGGCTTTGGCAATGCTCCATTTGCACTTATGACAACGATGAGAGTATGACTTTTTGTGATATTTGTGGTGTTGTACGCCGTTCCTTGGTTAACACTGGAACTTCCAACAGTAACAAAACAG TTGAAGACATAAGCAAAAGTCCTGGAGCATCCAAGTTGGCCAGGTCTCTTTTTCAATCATTACAACAACAGATTCCCAAAGAGATTGTATTATTTCCAAAGCCAGATGATGGTTTTCTGACAGATGACAGTAACTTCTACAAGCTTGAAAATGTCCGAGGAGAATTTCATGAAATTCATAAGGCTTTTAGTACTCAAAGCCATCCACATTTAAACATAG ATCCTTTCAAGTTTGATGTTCCATCCCCAGATGATGTGGTTTATACTGGCCTACGTTCTTCCAAAACGGGTTTGAAAG ACAAAGCTACAAACACTAAAAGTTCTCAGCTTTCATCAAGCATCAGAGAGAAGAATGAACTTTCTGTACAATCAAATGCTGAAAGTTCTGACAACTTATCATCCTTAACGCGAAAGAGCAAACAGGATAGTTCAGCTAAGAGCAAGCTTTCCAAAAATGTAGCAATTGATCTACAAACAAGTGGTAAAACTTCAAACAGCTTGCCAGAATCTTTGTCAAAAGACAAAGGtaacaatattaataaaataaattctttgaaaaatGGTACAATTGATATTCAATCAAGCAAAGAAAAGTCAGGTAGTTTGTCTGCACTGTCAAAAGTCAAGGAAAGTGATAACATTAGTTTCTCTTCTATCAAAGATGGAAAACCTGAAAGTATTTCCAGCAGTTTCAACAATATGGCTCTCAATGTAAGATCTGGAAATTCATCTGGAAATTCTGATAATACTAATGCTAAGGGAACTCGCTCACATGTTTCTTATAAGCCAGAAAAATGGATGCTCCCTCAACAAGCTGAAGATACATTGACTCAGCTGAATCTTGCAATT GTTGGCCATGTTGATTCTGGAAAATCAACTCTATCTGGTAGGTTACTGCACCTATTGGGACGGATTTCCCAGAAAGAAATGCACAAATATGAAAAGGAGGCCAAGTTACAG GGCAAGGGATCCTTTGCTTATGCTTGGGCACTTGATGAAAGTTCTGAAGAAAGAGAAAGGGGGATAACTATGACAGTGGCTGTTGCTTATTTTGACACCAAGAGATATCATGTTGTTGTGCTCGACTCCCCTGGCCATAAAGATTTTGTCCCAAACATGATATCTGGGGCAACACAAGCTGATGCTGCAATTCTTGTTATAGATGCCTCACTTGGTTCATTTGAAGCTGGTATGGATGGCAGCAAAGGGCAAACAAGGGAGCATGCACAACTTATCAGAAGCTTTGGTGTTGATCGGGTTATAGTTGCTGTAAATAAGATGGATGCTGTTGTGTACTCCAAAGATCGATTTGATTTTATAAGGCAGCAGCTGGGAGTTTTTCTCCACTCTTGTGGTTTCAAAGATTCTTCGCTATCTTGGATTCCCATGAGTGCTATGGAAAATCAAAATTTGGTGGCATCCCCTTCTGATGCCCGTTTAAAAAActg GTATGGTGGACCTTATCTATTAGATGCAATTGACTCTCTCCAACCTCCTACTAGAGAATTCTCAAAACCTCTACTAATGCCAGTATGTGATGTCATCAAATCAACTACACTTGGGCAGGTGTCTGCCTCTGGTAAACTAGAAGCAGGAGCTCTTCGGAGTGGATCAAAG gtCTTGGTTATGCCTTCAGCTGTTGTGGGAACAGTACGTTCATTGGAGCGTGACTCTAATGCTTGTACTGTTGCAAGAGCTGGAGATAATGTAGCTGTAATGTTGCAAGGTGTCGATGGAAATCATGTGATGGCAGGAGATGTATTATGCCATCCTGACTTTCCTGTTGCAGTTGCTAAGCATTTGGAGTTGAAAGTGCTAGTGTTGGATGGTGCAAGTCCCATATTGGTGGGCACACAG TTAGAGTTTCACATACACCATGCGAAGGAACCTGGTAGAGTTTCAAGAATATTATCAGTACTTGATCCCAAGACGGGTAAGGTGACCAAAAAGTCACCCCGCTGTCTCACTGCAAAGCAAAGTGCAGTAATTGAG GTGATTTTGAATGAGACAGTCTGTGTGGTAGAGTTCTCTAGTTGTAAAGCTCTTGGAAGGGTGTCCCTAAGATCAATGGGAAGAACGATTGCTGTTGGAGTTGTGACAAGAATAATTGAAGAACAAGGTTAA
- the LOC114412980 gene encoding elongation factor 1-alpha-like isoform X3: protein MPRKVNYGLDYDDDFYDDDYDDYAYDDADAEDYAEGHDTKQETIKPGLWQCSICTYDNDESMTFCDICGVVRRSLVNTGTSNSNKTDPFKFDVPSPDDVVYTGLRSSKTGLKDKATNTKSSQLSSSIREKNELSVQSNAESSDNLSSLTRKSKQDSSAKSKLSKNVAIDLQTSGKTSNSLPESLSKDKGNNINKINSLKNGTIDIQSSKEKSGSLSALSKVKESDNISFSSIKDGKPESISSSFNNMALNVRSGNSSGNSDNTNAKGTRSHVSYKPEKWMLPQQAEDTLTQLNLAIVGHVDSGKSTLSGRLLHLLGRISQKEMHKYEKEAKLQGKGSFAYAWALDESSEERERGITMTVAVAYFDTKRYHVVVLDSPGHKDFVPNMISGATQADAAILVIDASLGSFEAGMDGSKGQTREHAQLIRSFGVDRVIVAVNKMDAVVYSKDRFDFIRQQLGVFLHSCGFKDSSLSWIPMSAMENQNLVASPSDARLKNWYGGPYLLDAIDSLQPPTREFSKPLLMPVCDVIKSTTLGQVSASGKLEAGALRSGSKVLVMPSAVVGTVRSLERDSNACTVARAGDNVAVMLQGVDGNHVMAGDVLCHPDFPVAVAKHLELKVLVLDGASPILVGTQLEFHIHHAKEPGRVSRILSVLDPKTGKVTKKSPRCLTAKQSAVIEVILNETVCVVEFSSCKALGRVSLRSMGRTIAVGVVTRIIEEQG, encoded by the exons CAGAAGGACATGATACAAAGCAAGAGACCATTAAGCCTGGGCTTTGGCAATGCTCCATTTGCACTTATGACAACGATGAGAGTATGACTTTTTGTGATATTTGTGGTGTTGTACGCCGTTCCTTGGTTAACACTGGAACTTCCAACAGTAACAAAACAG ATCCTTTCAAGTTTGATGTTCCATCCCCAGATGATGTGGTTTATACTGGCCTACGTTCTTCCAAAACGGGTTTGAAAG ACAAAGCTACAAACACTAAAAGTTCTCAGCTTTCATCAAGCATCAGAGAGAAGAATGAACTTTCTGTACAATCAAATGCTGAAAGTTCTGACAACTTATCATCCTTAACGCGAAAGAGCAAACAGGATAGTTCAGCTAAGAGCAAGCTTTCCAAAAATGTAGCAATTGATCTACAAACAAGTGGTAAAACTTCAAACAGCTTGCCAGAATCTTTGTCAAAAGACAAAGGtaacaatattaataaaataaattctttgaaaaatGGTACAATTGATATTCAATCAAGCAAAGAAAAGTCAGGTAGTTTGTCTGCACTGTCAAAAGTCAAGGAAAGTGATAACATTAGTTTCTCTTCTATCAAAGATGGAAAACCTGAAAGTATTTCCAGCAGTTTCAACAATATGGCTCTCAATGTAAGATCTGGAAATTCATCTGGAAATTCTGATAATACTAATGCTAAGGGAACTCGCTCACATGTTTCTTATAAGCCAGAAAAATGGATGCTCCCTCAACAAGCTGAAGATACATTGACTCAGCTGAATCTTGCAATT GTTGGCCATGTTGATTCTGGAAAATCAACTCTATCTGGTAGGTTACTGCACCTATTGGGACGGATTTCCCAGAAAGAAATGCACAAATATGAAAAGGAGGCCAAGTTACAG GGCAAGGGATCCTTTGCTTATGCTTGGGCACTTGATGAAAGTTCTGAAGAAAGAGAAAGGGGGATAACTATGACAGTGGCTGTTGCTTATTTTGACACCAAGAGATATCATGTTGTTGTGCTCGACTCCCCTGGCCATAAAGATTTTGTCCCAAACATGATATCTGGGGCAACACAAGCTGATGCTGCAATTCTTGTTATAGATGCCTCACTTGGTTCATTTGAAGCTGGTATGGATGGCAGCAAAGGGCAAACAAGGGAGCATGCACAACTTATCAGAAGCTTTGGTGTTGATCGGGTTATAGTTGCTGTAAATAAGATGGATGCTGTTGTGTACTCCAAAGATCGATTTGATTTTATAAGGCAGCAGCTGGGAGTTTTTCTCCACTCTTGTGGTTTCAAAGATTCTTCGCTATCTTGGATTCCCATGAGTGCTATGGAAAATCAAAATTTGGTGGCATCCCCTTCTGATGCCCGTTTAAAAAActg GTATGGTGGACCTTATCTATTAGATGCAATTGACTCTCTCCAACCTCCTACTAGAGAATTCTCAAAACCTCTACTAATGCCAGTATGTGATGTCATCAAATCAACTACACTTGGGCAGGTGTCTGCCTCTGGTAAACTAGAAGCAGGAGCTCTTCGGAGTGGATCAAAG gtCTTGGTTATGCCTTCAGCTGTTGTGGGAACAGTACGTTCATTGGAGCGTGACTCTAATGCTTGTACTGTTGCAAGAGCTGGAGATAATGTAGCTGTAATGTTGCAAGGTGTCGATGGAAATCATGTGATGGCAGGAGATGTATTATGCCATCCTGACTTTCCTGTTGCAGTTGCTAAGCATTTGGAGTTGAAAGTGCTAGTGTTGGATGGTGCAAGTCCCATATTGGTGGGCACACAG TTAGAGTTTCACATACACCATGCGAAGGAACCTGGTAGAGTTTCAAGAATATTATCAGTACTTGATCCCAAGACGGGTAAGGTGACCAAAAAGTCACCCCGCTGTCTCACTGCAAAGCAAAGTGCAGTAATTGAG GTGATTTTGAATGAGACAGTCTGTGTGGTAGAGTTCTCTAGTTGTAAAGCTCTTGGAAGGGTGTCCCTAAGATCAATGGGAAGAACGATTGCTGTTGGAGTTGTGACAAGAATAATTGAAGAACAAGGTTAA
- the LOC114412981 gene encoding probable xyloglucan endotransglucosylase/hydrolase protein 16, whose amino-acid sequence MAKYETYLRVSALLLASLLMCLFGVTAEGNFYEDIDITWGEHGGVNILGSNSLVLSLDQSSGSGFRSKAEYLYGRIDMQIKLVSGNSAGTVTAYYLSSEGPNHDEIDFEFLGNLSGEPYIVHTNIYTQGIGNREQQFYLWFDPTKHFHTYTIVWNPQRIIFMVDSIPIRVFNNYEARGVPFASSQPMRLYSSLWCADQWATKGGLVKTNWSFAPFKAYYRNFDAKACVWSKGSSSCPSNSASMTHYNNTWQAQDLDAYGRRSLRWVQKYYMIYSYCKDYKRFPQGRPRECRLSRFS is encoded by the exons ATGGCAAAATATGAAACCTATCTGAGAGTCTCAGCTCTATTGCTGGCCTCTCTCTTGATGTGTCTCTTTGGAGTCACTGCTGAGGGCAATTTCTATGAAGATATTGACATCACTTGGGGTGAACATGGTGGTGTAAATATACTAGGAAGCAACTCTCTCGTGCTTTCTCTTGACCAGTCCTCTGGCTCTGGCTTTCGATCCAAGGCAGAATATCTATATGGAAGAATAGACATGCAGATTAAGCTTGTCTCTGGTAACTCAGCTGGCACAGTCACTGCATATTAT TTATCTTCTGAAGGGCCAAATCATGATGAGATAGATTTTGAGTTCTTGGGAAACCTCAGTGGAGAGCCCTACATAGTCCACACCAATATCTACACCCAAGGCATAGGGAATAGAGAACAACAATTCTATCTTTGGTTTGACCCCACAAAACATTTCCACACTTACACTATTGTATGGAACCCTCAACGCATCAT tttcatgGTAGATAGTATCCCTATTAGAGTCTTCAACAACTATGAAGCCAGGGGAGTTCCATTTGCTAGCAGCCAGCCCATGAGGCTATACTCCAGTCTATGGTGTGCAGATCAATGGGCAACAAAAGGAGGGCTTGTGAAAACCAATTGGTCTTTTGCTCCTTTTAAAGCTTACTATAGGAACTTTGATGCTAAAGCTTGTGTGTGGTCCAAAGGATCATCTTCCTGTCCTTCAAACTCAGCTTCCATGACTCATTATAATAATACTTGGCAAGCTCAAGATTTGGATGCTTATGGTAGAAGAAGTCTGAGATGGGTGCAAAAATATTACATGATTTATAGCTACTGCAAAGATTACAAGCGATTTCCTCAGGGTCGACCTCGTGAATGCAGGCTTTCTAGATTCTCTTAG
- the LOC114412980 gene encoding elongation factor 1-alpha-like isoform X2 gives MPRKVNYGLDYDDDFYDDDYDDYAYDDADAEDYEGHDTKQETIKPGLWQCSICTYDNDESMTFCDICGVVRRSLVNTGTSNSNKTVEDISKSPGASKLARSLFQSLQQQIPKEIVLFPKPDDGFLTDDSNFYKLENVRGEFHEIHKAFSTQSHPHLNIDPFKFDVPSPDDVVYTGLRSSKTGLKDKATNTKSSQLSSSIREKNELSVQSNAESSDNLSSLTRKSKQDSSAKSKLSKNVAIDLQTSGKTSNSLPESLSKDKGNNINKINSLKNGTIDIQSSKEKSGSLSALSKVKESDNISFSSIKDGKPESISSSFNNMALNVRSGNSSGNSDNTNAKGTRSHVSYKPEKWMLPQQAEDTLTQLNLAIVGHVDSGKSTLSGRLLHLLGRISQKEMHKYEKEAKLQGKGSFAYAWALDESSEERERGITMTVAVAYFDTKRYHVVVLDSPGHKDFVPNMISGATQADAAILVIDASLGSFEAGMDGSKGQTREHAQLIRSFGVDRVIVAVNKMDAVVYSKDRFDFIRQQLGVFLHSCGFKDSSLSWIPMSAMENQNLVASPSDARLKNWYGGPYLLDAIDSLQPPTREFSKPLLMPVCDVIKSTTLGQVSASGKLEAGALRSGSKVLVMPSAVVGTVRSLERDSNACTVARAGDNVAVMLQGVDGNHVMAGDVLCHPDFPVAVAKHLELKVLVLDGASPILVGTQLEFHIHHAKEPGRVSRILSVLDPKTGKVTKKSPRCLTAKQSAVIEVILNETVCVVEFSSCKALGRVSLRSMGRTIAVGVVTRIIEEQG, from the exons AAGGACATGATACAAAGCAAGAGACCATTAAGCCTGGGCTTTGGCAATGCTCCATTTGCACTTATGACAACGATGAGAGTATGACTTTTTGTGATATTTGTGGTGTTGTACGCCGTTCCTTGGTTAACACTGGAACTTCCAACAGTAACAAAACAG TTGAAGACATAAGCAAAAGTCCTGGAGCATCCAAGTTGGCCAGGTCTCTTTTTCAATCATTACAACAACAGATTCCCAAAGAGATTGTATTATTTCCAAAGCCAGATGATGGTTTTCTGACAGATGACAGTAACTTCTACAAGCTTGAAAATGTCCGAGGAGAATTTCATGAAATTCATAAGGCTTTTAGTACTCAAAGCCATCCACATTTAAACATAG ATCCTTTCAAGTTTGATGTTCCATCCCCAGATGATGTGGTTTATACTGGCCTACGTTCTTCCAAAACGGGTTTGAAAG ACAAAGCTACAAACACTAAAAGTTCTCAGCTTTCATCAAGCATCAGAGAGAAGAATGAACTTTCTGTACAATCAAATGCTGAAAGTTCTGACAACTTATCATCCTTAACGCGAAAGAGCAAACAGGATAGTTCAGCTAAGAGCAAGCTTTCCAAAAATGTAGCAATTGATCTACAAACAAGTGGTAAAACTTCAAACAGCTTGCCAGAATCTTTGTCAAAAGACAAAGGtaacaatattaataaaataaattctttgaaaaatGGTACAATTGATATTCAATCAAGCAAAGAAAAGTCAGGTAGTTTGTCTGCACTGTCAAAAGTCAAGGAAAGTGATAACATTAGTTTCTCTTCTATCAAAGATGGAAAACCTGAAAGTATTTCCAGCAGTTTCAACAATATGGCTCTCAATGTAAGATCTGGAAATTCATCTGGAAATTCTGATAATACTAATGCTAAGGGAACTCGCTCACATGTTTCTTATAAGCCAGAAAAATGGATGCTCCCTCAACAAGCTGAAGATACATTGACTCAGCTGAATCTTGCAATT GTTGGCCATGTTGATTCTGGAAAATCAACTCTATCTGGTAGGTTACTGCACCTATTGGGACGGATTTCCCAGAAAGAAATGCACAAATATGAAAAGGAGGCCAAGTTACAG GGCAAGGGATCCTTTGCTTATGCTTGGGCACTTGATGAAAGTTCTGAAGAAAGAGAAAGGGGGATAACTATGACAGTGGCTGTTGCTTATTTTGACACCAAGAGATATCATGTTGTTGTGCTCGACTCCCCTGGCCATAAAGATTTTGTCCCAAACATGATATCTGGGGCAACACAAGCTGATGCTGCAATTCTTGTTATAGATGCCTCACTTGGTTCATTTGAAGCTGGTATGGATGGCAGCAAAGGGCAAACAAGGGAGCATGCACAACTTATCAGAAGCTTTGGTGTTGATCGGGTTATAGTTGCTGTAAATAAGATGGATGCTGTTGTGTACTCCAAAGATCGATTTGATTTTATAAGGCAGCAGCTGGGAGTTTTTCTCCACTCTTGTGGTTTCAAAGATTCTTCGCTATCTTGGATTCCCATGAGTGCTATGGAAAATCAAAATTTGGTGGCATCCCCTTCTGATGCCCGTTTAAAAAActg GTATGGTGGACCTTATCTATTAGATGCAATTGACTCTCTCCAACCTCCTACTAGAGAATTCTCAAAACCTCTACTAATGCCAGTATGTGATGTCATCAAATCAACTACACTTGGGCAGGTGTCTGCCTCTGGTAAACTAGAAGCAGGAGCTCTTCGGAGTGGATCAAAG gtCTTGGTTATGCCTTCAGCTGTTGTGGGAACAGTACGTTCATTGGAGCGTGACTCTAATGCTTGTACTGTTGCAAGAGCTGGAGATAATGTAGCTGTAATGTTGCAAGGTGTCGATGGAAATCATGTGATGGCAGGAGATGTATTATGCCATCCTGACTTTCCTGTTGCAGTTGCTAAGCATTTGGAGTTGAAAGTGCTAGTGTTGGATGGTGCAAGTCCCATATTGGTGGGCACACAG TTAGAGTTTCACATACACCATGCGAAGGAACCTGGTAGAGTTTCAAGAATATTATCAGTACTTGATCCCAAGACGGGTAAGGTGACCAAAAAGTCACCCCGCTGTCTCACTGCAAAGCAAAGTGCAGTAATTGAG GTGATTTTGAATGAGACAGTCTGTGTGGTAGAGTTCTCTAGTTGTAAAGCTCTTGGAAGGGTGTCCCTAAGATCAATGGGAAGAACGATTGCTGTTGGAGTTGTGACAAGAATAATTGAAGAACAAGGTTAA